The genomic window AAGTGGTTAAATTACATCAGCATGTTGATGTAAAAGTTACTGAGGTTGATGAAGATAGAAAGAGAATTCAGCTGACGATGGTTTTGTAGAAATTGCAATTTTTTAAATTCCAAATTCCAAAAAATTTGGAATTATTAAATAAAAAAACTCACATATTGCACCTGTAATTTGTGAGTTTTTAGTTTATAAATCAATCGATTATATTTTAATGAACTTTTGCGAAGCTTCTCCGTTTTCGGTTTTAATTTTAATTAAATATAAACCTGAATTAAAAGAGCTTACGTCAATCGAAGTACTTACATTTTCATTTGTATAAATTAATCTTCCTAGCAAATCATAAATTTTTACAGAGTAATTAGATTCGTTTAATGAATTGATACTTAATGTGTTTTTTACTGGATTTGGCCATAGAGAAAATGATTTGTTTTCTTCAATGAAATCTTCGTTTGATAAAACAACCTCAGTTCCTTTTAAACGAATTAAATTTGAAGAAAGCTGGTCTTTATAAGATAAAAACCATCCTCCTAGTAATATTTTTCCATCTGAGTATAATGCTATAGTCTCGATAGGAGCGTTAAATCCCGTCCCTATATCAAAGGAATTATCTTTACTTCCATCAGTATTTAAAAGAATTAAGCGATTTTGAACACTTTCTTTATAAGACTGAAATTCTCCTCCAACAATTATCTTTTTATCTTTTTGTAAAACTATTGATTTAACACCCAAGCTGTAACTTGATCTGGGTAAATGTCCAAAACCAATTCCCAAATCAAATGATTCATCTTTACTTCCATCTTTATTTAATCGGATCAAATTTACTTGAGGAATCTCTTTAAAATTGTCAAAATCACCGCCAACTAAAATTTTCCCATCATCTTGTAAAGTTATACATCTAACGCTGGCATCAAATCCTGTTTCTATATTAAACGAATTATCTTTACTTCCATCAGCATTTAAACGAATTAAACGATTTTGAGTAGTTCCTTGAAAAGAAGTAAATTGACCGCCTACAAGTATTTTTCCATCTGACTGTTCAACAATACTATAGGCTACATTGTTTAAATCTGTCCCTGTTAAGAAAGATTGATCTTGAGTTCCATCTTGATGTAATCTATATAATTTGTTTTTTGGGAGGTTAGGAAAATTATCTTGATATGTATGAACTAATATTTTTCCATCAGTTTGTAAAGCTATTGCGCTAACTTCATAATCAAATCTCTTAGCAAAAGAAGTGTCTAATGATCCATTAGGATTTAAACGTATGAGATACTGTTTAGAGGTGTTATAGTTATTGTTATCATAGTACGTGAATGAACCCATTACTAATATTTTCCCATCTGGTTGTAAGATTATAGAAGTAATTGAATTATTGAATTTATATTGCAAATTAAAAGAATTATCAATACTTCCATCAGAATTTAAACGAATCAAATTTCTTTGTAGAATTCCTTTATAATTATTGAAATAACCACCAACCAAAATTTTACCATCTTTTTGCAAAGCAGAACATAATATTATACCGTCAAAACCAGTTTCTTTATTGAATGTCATATCTTTGCTTGCATCAGCATTTAAACAAACCATATAATATTGAATATTATAGTTCTGAATATTGTTTCGCCAACCTCGAAATTTACCTCCAACCAATATTTTTCCATCATTTAAAATAGCTACAGAATAAATATCATGGTTGAATCTAGTTCCAATAAAATTTTGATCTTCCGTTCCATCTGGGTTTAAATATTGCAAAACTGCTGATTTATCGGAGTTACCACTACCCCCGTAGCCCACAACTATTTTGCCATTTGACTGTAGCGCCAAAGAAGTTACACCTGTAGAATCGTTTACATCTCTATAATTATCAACAACAAAAGAGGAATCTTTACTTCCATTTGTATTTAGGCGAATCAAACGATTTTGAGAATTTCCTTGATAAGTGCCAAAACGACCTCCTACTATTATTTTTCCATCTGGCTGAATAATAATAGAATTAACGAAACCAGTGAATCCAGTCCCAATATCAAATGTACTATCTTTACTTCCATCCGAATTTAGACGAATTAAATAATTTTGATTAATACCTTTAAATTTATTGAACGATCCTCCTGCAACTATTTTTCCATCTTGTTGTAGAGCTATAGATGAAATTTTGTTATCAAAACCAGTTCCTAAATTAAAAGAGGCATCATTACTTCCATCCGAATTTAAACGTGCTATTAAATAATCACCAGCTGCTAGTATTTTACCATCTGGTTGTATGCTTATAGAACTTACCCTATTTTTTACAATAAAATTAGATCCTACGTCAAAAGTATTATCTTTACTGCCATCAACATTTAAACGAATTAATCGTTTTTCTGCGAGA from Flavobacterium fluviale includes these protein-coding regions:
- a CDS encoding T9SS type A sorting domain-containing protein, giving the protein MKKTLLFLLFFLQFFSISAQNPTEIEHNFGTIPGFDDEVKCILIQSDGKIIMAGKFSSYNGNSNIKQIVRLNPDGSIDYSFNYIREGEYYEILSIALQSDGKILVGGTNYLAEKRLIRLNVDGSKDNTFDVGSNFIVKNRVSSISIQPDGKILAAGDYLIARLNSDGSNDASFNLGTGFDNKISSIALQQDGKIVAGGSFNKFKGINQNYLIRLNSDGSKDSTFDIGTGFTGFVNSIIIQPDGKIIVGGRFGTYQGNSQNRLIRLNTNGSKDSSFVVDNYRDVNDSTGVTSLALQSNGKIVVGYGGSGNSDKSAVLQYLNPDGTEDQNFIGTRFNHDIYSVAILNDGKILVGGKFRGWRNNIQNYNIQYYMVCLNADASKDMTFNKETGFDGIILCSALQKDGKILVGGYFNNYKGILQRNLIRLNSDGSIDNSFNLQYKFNNSITSIILQPDGKILVMGSFTYYDNNNYNTSKQYLIRLNPNGSLDTSFAKRFDYEVSAIALQTDGKILVHTYQDNFPNLPKNKLYRLHQDGTQDQSFLTGTDLNNVAYSIVEQSDGKILVGGQFTSFQGTTQNRLIRLNADGSKDNSFNIETGFDASVRCITLQDDGKILVGGDFDNFKEIPQVNLIRLNKDGSKDESFDLGIGFGHLPRSSYSLGVKSIVLQKDKKIIVGGEFQSYKESVQNRLILLNTDGSKDNSFDIGTGFNAPIETIALYSDGKILLGGWFLSYKDQLSSNLIRLKGTEVVLSNEDFIEENKSFSLWPNPVKNTLSINSLNESNYSVKIYDLLGRLIYTNENVSTSIDVSSFNSGLYLIKIKTENGEASQKFIKI